The genomic region TGAGGCGATCGACGGACGGCTGGTCGGCACGGCCGTCGACGTTCCGTGGCCGGACTCGCCTGCGATGCTGCTCGCGGTCGGCACCTCCGAGGCCACCCACGTCACGGTGTGCTCAGGAGCCGAGGCCACCACCTCACACAACCTCGCCGGCGAGCCACGCGGCACAATCGATTTCGATCTCGCGGTGGCGGACACGGTGCGCCTGCCCACGGGCGTGTACGACGAACTCGTGCGCCGCGGGGCGTGGGCGCGCAGCGTGCAGATCGTCGGTGCGTTCGACGCCGCAGCCTCGCTGACGGCGGCGCACACGCGTGAGCGCATCCAGTTCGGTCGCCCACTCAAGGCCTTTCAGGCGGTGCAGCACTCCCTCGCCGGCATGCTGGGTGAGGTCGAACGCGCAAGAGCGGCAACCGCACTGGCAGTGTCCGCAGCAGCCGACCACGGATTCGACAGTGATCAAGCCGAGTTCGCGGTCACAGTCGCCAAGGTGGCCGTCGGCCGGGCGGTCGGTCCGGTCACCACCATCGCACACCAGTTGCATGGTGCGATCGGTGTGACGATCGAGCATCAGCTCTGGCTGGCCACCATGCGCGCGCGCAGTTGGTCCGATGAGTTCGGCAGCGCAGGACACCACGCCAGGCGGCTCGGACGGCGTGCGCTCGCCGCCGAGAACCCGTGGGATCTCGTGGTCGGCGGCCCATAGCCAGGGCGACTCAGGTGTCGAGCACCTGGGTCAACCGCGCCTCGACGACGCTGCGGCCGCCGAGATCGTCGATATCGATGCCGAACGTGCCGGCGAGGACGTCCAGCACCTGCGCCGCGGTGTCGAACCGGATCTTCTCGCTGCCGTTCGCGCGATGAATCGCCAGATTGCGGCCGCGCAGGTTGTAGCGCGC from Mycolicibacterium sp. YH-1 harbors:
- a CDS encoding acyl-CoA dehydrogenase family protein, whose protein sequence is MTDELRQLVDDIGRRSFDERVGQHTLPVAFDSSLWRTLEETGLTRLTTAQDAGPTEVATVLGSLARYAAAVPIAETDLLAAWLADQASLPVPTDGPMTVAIARGEAIDGRLVGTAVDVPWPDSPAMLLAVGTSEATHVTVCSGAEATTSHNLAGEPRGTIDFDLAVADTVRLPTGVYDELVRRGAWARSVQIVGAFDAAASLTAAHTRERIQFGRPLKAFQAVQHSLAGMLGEVERARAATALAVSAAADHGFDSDQAEFAVTVAKVAVGRAVGPVTTIAHQLHGAIGVTIEHQLWLATMRARSWSDEFGSAGHHARRLGRRALAAENPWDLVVGGP